Proteins encoded together in one Ammospiza nelsoni isolate bAmmNel1 chromosome Z, bAmmNel1.pri, whole genome shotgun sequence window:
- the LOC132087016 gene encoding serine/threonine-protein kinase PAK 1-like translates to IKKINLQGPRRMERSINEIQIMKRYRSPNVVNFLDSYLVGEELWLVLEYMDGGTLNNILSTTALYEDEAAAISRECLQGLHFLHSNHVIHRDVKSDNILLRTDGSVKLGDFGLSAQLSPEQSRRCSVVGTPWWLAPEVLTSQPYGPKVDIWSFGIVGIEMIEQEPPYWNQSPITQALFNAAHTSIAGLFFSLSIAGRGSLYESRKGRDC, encoded by the exons ataaagaaaataaatcttcaaggacCGAGAAGGATGGAACGAAGCATTAATGAAATCCAAATCATGAAGAGGTACaggagtcccaatgttgtgaatttTTTAGACAG ctaccttgtgGGTGAGGAactctggctggtgctggagtaCATGGACGGAGGCACCCTGAACAATATCCTCAGCACGACCGCTCTgtatgaagatgaggcagcagccatcagtcgggag tgcctgcaaggactgcattttcttcactcaaaccatgtgatccatcgagatgtgaagagtgacaacatccttctcagaaccgatggttctgtcaagctgg gtgattttggcctctctgctcagctcagccctgagcagagcagacggtgctcggtagtcgggactccttggtggctgGCGCCAGAAGTGCTGACAAGTCAACCATATGgtcccaaagtggacatatggtcttttggaatcgTGGGGATTGAAATGATCGAACAAGAACCTCCCTACTGGAACCAAAGTCCCAtcacg CAAGCGCTGTTCAATGCAGCTCACACCTCTATTGCAGGGCTGTTCTTCTCA CTGAGTATTGCTGGCCGCGGGTCTCTGTACGAATCACGAAagggacgggactgctga